Part of the Caldisericia bacterium genome is shown below.
GATGATTCTCCAAGTTGATTTACTCCCATTATTTGAGGTAACTCAATGATCTCATTTTGAGAGAGAAGCAACTCTCCGACTTTTAAAATAGCCTCTTTTGCTTTATCTAAATCTACTTCATAAGAAATTGGAATATCGATCCATAAAAATTGATCCCCATAACCATATTTAATAACCTTTCTTATCTCTCCATTAGGAATATAAAATAGTTTACCTTCATAATTTCTTATAATTGTAGTTCTTATTCCAATTTCTTCAACTGTGCCCAAAATGTTATCAATTTCAATCATATCTCCAACTGAGTAGTAGTTTTCTAAAATCAAAAAAATTCCCGAGATAGCGTCTTTAAAAAATGTTTGTCCAGCAAAACCAATTGCAATTCCTACAATTCCACTTGCTGCAAGAAGTGGTGTCGTATCTATATTAAAAATCTTAAGAAGATACCATATGAAAAGAAAAATTAAAAAATAATTTAAGACAGAAAAAATTAATTTTACAAGAGTTAGTCTCTTTTTATAAATCTCAACTTTCTCATAAAATTTTATAAGGTTTCCCTTGATTATATTTAAAAATATTTTAATTAACAAAAAAATTGAAATTAATAAAATCAATTTTAAAAAATACTCTACATATTTTGATAAGAAATTCATAATTAAATTATAACATTTATCATTGTAGAGGAGGTTTAAAAATATTTGCTTAATTTTTCTTTAAGGTCAAAGATGTCTTTGTATCTTATTAAAGTTATATCAGGATTTCCATTTATCATTGCAGAAAGGTTAACATTTTCTTTTGCAAAAGCAATTACTTTAATTTTTTTATTTATAGCATGAGCAATCTCATATCCAACACCAAGAGATGGATTGTTAACATCAGCAAGTAA
Proteins encoded:
- a CDS encoding mechanosensitive ion channel family protein, which encodes MNFLSKYVEYFLKLILLISIFLLIKIFLNIIKGNLIKFYEKVEIYKKRLTLVKLIFSVLNYFLIFLFIWYLLKIFNIDTTPLLAASGIVGIAIGFAGQTFFKDAISGIFLILENYYSVGDMIEIDNILGTVEEIGIRTTIIRNYEGKLFYIPNGEIRKVIKYGYGDQFLWIDIPISYEVDLDKAKEAILKVGELLLSQNEIIELPQIMGVNQLGESSISILVKMKIDKEKRWSARRKFLEEIKKIFDKEKIEIPYNRLIVYLKDKEK